From Aspergillus fumigatus Af293 chromosome 3, whole genome shotgun sequence, a single genomic window includes:
- a CDS encoding intradiol ring-cleavage dioxygenase — MHFSKFFLVAAATLAAAHPGEVHDAHALKREIRARDAYAVAAKRALDACASTTEAQQLNQRNVARRARTARQLRQNKGITTNAHKWRRDLAALEKWEAINHNKTDVLDYSANTPESRIFGGNTSAILAPTITDGPYYVWGEILRQNVKEEKYCDGVDLTLEVQYIDVNTCRPVKGAVVDIWNANATGVYSGISTSGNYAADGWDSTYLRGIQQTDDDGVVTFDTIFPGHYEGRATHTHLLTHLNATMNANGTLEVGTGSIAHIGQLFWNEVLRSAVEDTSPYNTNTQAITTNADDMWSVLQASDEYDPFPEYLYLGEGLEDGLFAWIQIGINASADYTDNSYYSIAAYYQEDGGHQNSASSAFGGSGGDMNGTMPSGVAPSGAMPSGAIPSGASPSSSA, encoded by the exons ATGCACTTTTCCAAGTTTTTCCTCGTCGCGGCTGCCACTCTTGCCGCCGCTCACCCCGGTGAAGTCCACGATGCTCACGCCCTGAAGCGGGAGATTCGTGCTCGCGATGCATATGCCGTTGCAGCCAAGCGTGCCCTGGATGCTTGTGCGAGCACCACTGAGGCACAGCAGTTGAACCAGCGCAATGTTGCTCGTCGTGCCCGCACTGCCCGCCAGCTCCGCCAGAACAAGGGCATCACAACTA ATGCTCACAAGTGGCGGCGTGACTTGGCTGCCCTCGAGAAGTGGGAAGCCATCAACCACAACAAGACCGATGTCCTTGACTACTCCGCCAACACGCCGGAATCACGGATTTTTGGCGGCAACACTAGTGCCATCCTAGCCCCTACCATTACCGACGGCCCATACTACGTCTGGGGAGAGATTCTGCGCCAGAACGTCAAAGAGGAGAAGTACTGTGACGGTGTCGACCTCACCCTTGAGGTGCAGTACATCGACGTCAACACCTGCCGGCCGGTAAAGGGCGCAGTGGTGGATATCTGGAACGCCAATGCCACCGGTGTCTACAG TGGCATCTCTACATCCGGCAACTACGCCGCTGACGGCTGGGATTCCACCTACCTGCGCGGTATCCAGCagaccgacgacgacggggTGGTTACCTTCGACACCATCTTCCCCGGCCACTACGAGGGACGCGCCACCCACACTCACCTCCTCACGCATCTCAACGCCACGATGAACGCCAATGGCACCCTGGAAGTCGGCACCGGCAGCATTGCCCACATCGGCCAACTCTTCTGGAACGAGGTCCTTCGCTCTGCGGTCGAGGATACCTCCCCTTACAACACCAACACGCaggccatcaccaccaacgCCGACGACATGTGGAGTGTTCTGCAGGCGTCGGATGAGTATGATCCCTTCCCGGAGTATCTCTACCTGGGCGAGGGATTAGAGGATGGCCTCTTCGCGTGGATCCAAATCGGCATTAATGCCTCGGCCGACTACACTGACAACTCGTACTACAGCATTGCTGCGTACTATCAGGAAGACGGTGGACACCAGAACAGCGCCAGCTCGGCCTTTGGTGGCTCTGGGGGAGATATGAATGGCACCATGCCTTCGGGGGTTGCTCCTTCTGGTGCGATGCCCTCTGGTGCAATACCCTCTGGCGCCAGcccttcttccagcgcaTAA
- a CDS encoding TPR domain protein, with protein sequence MFAAANQEDSLKDLSRAAESFWEREHLVQAEETARRALDGQKQLLGDGHRETLTTATTLAGILKQQDRDDEAAIFYENILQTADEVLGGEDLVTLRVLNDFGLLLQKQRKYDAARRMHEQAVRAYVAHYGEEHSSSISSMTNLARVMKAQRDYEEAEDLFRHGLALREELLGVTHPETMDSAESLVRETAGRQLALMGGNSPDLLQCMSSFAILMLDHGRTDATVEIAKRAVETRKHWKDKHSLDTVDPNTLTSLNNLAGVLQSCGHHYSAEEIHREVLEGSRLVLGPDHPNTLSTCSNLAQVLEKRGAFAEADDLKRQAYQGRVRVLGPEHSRTIASMADLVDVLVWQEKCGEATELNISLVDVKRKVLGADDPSTLWSMCTLGMLYERQGDLRAARDTFDTAFAAAKTVCPPDHSVRRSCEAGWYRLKDVEDTRD encoded by the exons ATGTTCGCAGCAGCAAACCAAGAAGATAGTCTGAAAGACCTCAGCCGTGCAGCAGAGTCATTCTGGGAGAGAGAACATTTGGTGCAAGCCGAGGAAACCGCACGGCGTGCCCTGGACGGGCAAAAACAGCTTCTTGGGGATGGCCATCGCGAAACATTGACCACAGCCACTACATTGGCAGGGATCCTAAAGCAGCAGGACCGCGACGATGAAGCTGCAATATTTTACGAAAACATCCTGCAAACAGCTGACGAGGtcctcggcggcgaggacCTTGTTACCTTGCGAGTCCTCAATGACTTCGGGTTACTTTTACAGAAACAAAGGAAGTATGACGCTGCGCGTCGGATGCATGAACAAGCCGTGAGGGCGTATGTTGCGCATTACGGCGAAGAACACAGTTCCAGCATTAGCAGCATGACGAATCTGGCGCGAGTGATGAAGGCTCAACGTGACTacgaggaggcagaagaCCTATTTCGACATGGACTGGCGCTCCGCGAGGAGCTGCTGGGAGTCACGCATCCGGAAACCATGGATAGT GCGGAATCACTGGTCAGAGAGACCGCCGGTCGACAGCTGGCACTGATGGGAGGAAATAGTCCAGACCTGCTACAGTGTATGAGCAGTTTTGCAATACTCATGCTGGACCATGGTCGCACGGATGCTACCGTCGAAATCGCCAAGCGAGCAGTCGAGACTCGAAAACACTGGAAGGATAAGCATTCCCTAGATACTGTAGATCCCAACACGCTCACGTCATTGAACAACCTGGCAGGCGTGCTACAGAGTTGCGGCCACCATTACTCCGCCGAGGAAATCCACCGAGAGGTCCTCGAGGGATCACGTTTGGTCCTGGGACCCGATCATCCCAATACCCTATCAACGTGCAGTAATTTGGCCCAGGTACTAGAGAAGCGCGGTGCATTCGCCGAGGCAGATGACCTGAAACGACAGGCGTATCAGGGACGAGTCAGGGTACTAGGTCCTGAACATTCCAGGACAATCGCTAGCATGGCGGACCTGGTGGATGTGCTGGTATGGCAGGAAAAGTGCGGTGAGGCAACAGAACTGAACATTTCTCTGGTCGATGTGAAGCGGAAGGTGTTGGGTGCCGATGACCCCTCGACGCTGTGGAGTATGTGTACTCTTGGAATGCTTTATGAACGCCAGGGAGACTTGCGGGCTGCGCGGGACACGTTCGACACTGCATTTGCGGCGGCCAAGACGGTCTGCCCACCAGATCACTCTGTCCGCAGGTCATGCGAAGCCGGATGGTACAGACTAAAAGACGTTGAAGACACTCGGGACTAG
- a CDS encoding isoflavone reductase family protein — translation MPSTPPLTSRPVVAIAGATGHLGKHVAAAFLSPPFNAYFSEIIFLSRHDNPPVPSVPESSGGGAVVTVRKYDEDNLPAALEGVDVLVNTIGASGHEFKEKLLRAFPSTGVQVYFPSEFGVDHYVHDFPHGEWDQKKRHFELAGQLIPQVKVCRVFCGLFLEDSIGPWFGFDTVRGRYGSVGSAKSLVSFTGLEDVGKTVASLAAMPLMSIPEVVHIAGDTRSIEEIAKVMEGAGAGPIEITEVDLMKYKEETTGKVSNDPASYLRFLMGENKINHTASGLESDNDLINLQQKTWKWKTMKDLAKSTNGRPWKDFPWPPK, via the coding sequence ATGCCTTCAACGCCCCCCCTTACCTCCCGCCCCGTGGTAGCCATCGCAGGCGCCACAGGACACCTAGGCAAGCAcgtcgccgccgccttcCTGTCTCCCCCGTTTAACGCCTACTTCTCGGAAATAATCTTCTTATCCAGACATGACAACCCACCCGTCCCTTCAGTGCCGGAGAGTTCTGGCGGCGGCGCCGTGGTGACAGTCCGCAAGTACGACGAGGACAACCTCCCCGCGGCCCTGGAGGGCGTCGACGTGCTCGTCAATACAATCGGCGCATCCGGCCACGagttcaaggagaagctcctccGTGCGTTCCCCTCAACGGGGGTCCAGGTCTACTTTCCCTCCGAGTTCGGAGTGGACCACTACGTTCATGATTTCCCGCATGGGGAATGGgatcagaagaagaggcatTTTGAACTTGCGGGCCAGCTCATCCCGCAGGTGAAGGTGTGCAGGGTATTCTGTGGGTTGTTTCTGGAGGATAGTATCGGGCCGTGGTTTGGGTTTGATACCGTGCGAGGAAGGTATGGGAGTGTGGGGAGTGCGAAATCGCTGGTGTCATTTACTGGATTGGAGGATGTAGGGAAGACGGTAGCGTCCTTGGCGGCGATGCCATTGATGAGTATTCCGGAGGTGGTGCACATTGCAGGCGATACGCGGTCGATCGAGGAGATTGCGAAAGTCATGGAGGGTGCAGGGGCCGGGCCGATTGAGATCACGGAAGTTGATCTGATGAAGTACAAGGAGGAAACGACCGGGAAGGTCTCGAATGACCCGGCCAGCTATCTGCGTTTCCTGATGGGGGAGAATAAAATCAATCATACCGCGTCCGGGCTGGAGAGTGATAATGACTTGATCAATCTCCAGCAGAAGACCTGGAAGTGGAAGACTATGAAGGATCTAGCGAAGTCGACCAACGGAAGGCCGTGGAAGGACTTTCCCTGGCCTCCTAAGTAG
- a CDS encoding amino acid permease, producing MGGASCCPIPWPSGPRVSRETTHNDTAEDEDDLQLLKLGYRAELARAWVAFDNVTFSFAALHCIGGIRVFFYIVLSAGGPAAMYVLMIIVFVDCNSQYEGGAHGINLLLGMPFMRRRQGCRFVSFLAAALTLVAWTSFLATDSFGVANYAISHVVFLAGFIVVVIDILLNRIWLPIGVSKTYGFRPAEYGFTSTYNGGGMAPSLNWILSWYLPARCLVGQHASGHIAEETVTARKSAANGVFWSTVASSLCGLHYHPLPVLHAHDRNIPRRSVPQPFINMYVMALGSHAHAVAATFSLVCLAAANTNRTTSRSSRSL from the exons ATGGGTGGTGCTTCCTGTTGCCCAATCCCTTGGCCAAGTGGGCCAAGAGTGTCAAGAGAAACGACGCATAATGATActgcagaagacgaagatgacctgcagctgctgaaaCTAGGCTATCGAGCCGAGCTGGCTCGCGCTTGGGTTGCATTTGACAACGTTACCTTCTCCTTCGCTGCGCTGCACTGCATCGGCGGTATTCGTGTGTTTTTCTACATTGTTCTGAGCGCTGGTGGACCAGCTGCCATGTATGTCCTCATGATCATCGTCTTTGTCGACTGTAACTCACAGTACGAAGGTGGAGCTCATGG GATCAATCTACTACTGGGCATGCCGTTCATGAGGAGGCGGCAAGGTTGCCGGTTTGTGTCTTTCCTTGCTGCGGCGTTGACGCTGGTCGCTTGGACTTCGTTCCTGGCAACCGACTCGTTCGGGGTGGCCAACTATGCCATTTCTCATGTG GTTTTCCTAGCGGGcttcattgttgttgtgatTGACATCCTCCTGAATAGGATCTGGCTGCCTATCGGAGTCTCCAAAACCTATGGTTTCCGACCCGCCGAGTATGGCTTCACCTCCACTTACAACGGAGGAGGTATGGCCCCCAGCCTGAACTGGATTCTGTCCTGGTATCTGCCTGCCCGCTGTCTCGTCGGTCAGCACGCATCTGGCCATATTGCCGAAGAAACAGTCACGGCCCGGAAATCCGCCGCCAACGGAGTCTTTTGGTCGACCGTGGCCTCATCGCTATGCGGTCTCCAttatcatcctcttcctgttctgCATGCCCACGATCGAAACATTCCACGACGCAGTGTACCACAGCCATTTATCAACATGTACGTCATGGCTCTGGGTTCCCATGCTCACGCCGTCGCAGCAACATTCTCGCTGGTCTGTCTGGCGGCCGCGAATACGAATCGAACCACCAGTCGTTCATCCAGATCATTGTAG
- a CDS encoding F-box domain protein, with product MTGLAQCPAQVVEEIDAYLDLTDVGNLRQTNRRLRSQVTQGRFRLNFRSKRVKITGAHLQQLGLLTQRGWLGCETRHLTLVGVVNDTMALDAGLKADATNPRKRDLAILQQRRQDYEQLLESGKIVQLLSQAFKYLATNSAERKLQSLSLEVTVYRQDAEREVTPLAGSSWRLVWQTTAETFRIVLAALQKSLLAVDYLNVFNGSYMQRCSLESRELSQIDYHNERLSKVLGALKALSISVSDRILWLTPQDAQRSSDGSADVIDWSDDEHDRRIDKAAAEAQDESNFVGLARILDLCHELKSLQIHQYLVNARHLTFHIPFPRERLFQRVAELAALPALEDCSLRGVFIRERNLLALLKRTQLRRLTLESVQMVSGTFRSTFDACTGETSSLSYLYLDELMIQGDLVHFTGVGAPRFNTWVGAHGSNTLKREGEELKHPIRYHLPHGMPIPLGSPARQQWILEQRQEYGPHR from the coding sequence ATGACGGGTCTCGCGCAATGCCCTGCACAGGTGGTCGAGGAAATCGACGCATACCTGGATCTGACGGATGTGGGCAATCTTCGACAGACTAATCGACGTCTTAGGTCTCAAGTCACCCAGGGACGGTTTCGATTGAACTTCCGCTCTAAGCGTGTCAAAATCACGGGAGCACACCTGCAACAGCTAGGCCTTTTGACACAGCGTGGTTGGCTCGGCTGCGAAACTCGCCACCTAACGCTGGTCGGCGTGGTTAACGACACTATGGCTCTTGACGCCGGCCTCAAAGCAGACGCAACCAATCCCAGGAAGCGAGACTTGGCGATTCTTCAACAGCGGCGACAGGATTATGAGCAACTGCTGGAGTCAGGGAAGATTGTGCAGCTTCTCAGCCAGGCTTTTAAGTACCTGGCGACGAATAGCGCCGAGAGGAAACTCCAATCCCTCTCGCTCGAGGTTACCGTGTACCGTCAAGATGCGGAACGCGAGGTAACTCCCCTGGCTGGCAGTAGTTGGAGGCTTGTCTGGCAGACTACGGCAGAGACCTTCCGGATTGTATTGGCGGCTCTACAGAAAAGCCTCCTGGCGGTTGATTATTTGAATGTCTTCAATGGTTCCTACATGCAGCGATGCAGCCTGGAGAGTCGGGAGCTGTCCCAGATTGATTATCATAACGAGAGGCTCTCCAAAGTCCTTGGAGCTCTGAAAGCTTTGTCTATCAGTGTTTCCGACCGGATTCTCTGGCTCACACCCCAAGACGCCCAGCGCTCCAGCGATGGTTCGGCTGATGTGATCGATTGGTCGGACGATGAGCACGATAGACGCATCGACAAAGCCGCAGCAGAGGCGCAAGACGAAAGCAATTTTGTTGGCCTAGCAAGGATTTTAGACCTGTGCCACGAGCTCAAAAGCCTGCAGATACACCAGTATCTTGTGAACGCTCGTCATCTTACCTTCCACATCCCCTTCCCGAGGGAAAGGCTCTTCCAGCGCGTAGCAGAATTAGCAGCACTACCAGCATTGGAAGACTGTTCTCTCCGGGGCGTATTTATCCGGGAGAGAAATTTACTTGCGCTCCTGAAGCGGACACAGCTACGCAGGCTCACTTTGGAAAGTGTACAAATGGTTTCTGGTACATTCAGATCAACATTTGATGCTTGCACGGGTGAAACCTCAAGTCTGTCATATCTATACCTTGACGAGCTTATGATACAAGGGGACTTGGTACACTTTACAGGCGTCGGAGCGCCTAGGTTTAACACCTGGGTTGGTGCGCATGGCAGCAATACGTTGAAGCGGGAAGGCGAGGAGCTGAAACACCCGATCCGATATCACCTCCCCCATGGAATGCCAATACCGCTGGGATCTCCTGCGAGACAACAGTGGATCCTTGAGCAGCGGCAGGAATACGGTCCCCACCGATAG
- the gprL gene encoding G protein coupled receptor family protein: MCCRPSSVYVRACLWLPRVSSSAFRKPINRLIFYASWGNLLSNSATLIAESSLHGRTQGALCQFQGFMIQWFLPADSLWALAMASNVYLAIFKHYDTRRLGMLEWKYLLFCYGVPFIPAFVYLFLSSESRGKVYGESVLWCWVSLRWDFLQIAVFYGPVWFIVLLILAIYIRVGVTIRRQRRELRKTAWPVSEYATDITVLGDVDLHRTARSVPLGSLQRLTNRERSPASTAASSHRIISREVRSPQNDDGPQNARPSIADSLSSNISPTSTTLSRYNYDLGQSETSTTPASAAYYKYAVLFFAALIVTWVPSSANRVYALAASNHYIFGLSCASSFALPLQGFWNSLIYITVSWKAIGTWFRQSTGRYRHEVHTRNRISYISS; the protein is encoded by the exons atGTGCTGTCGACCATCGAGCGTGTATGTTCGTGCGTGTCTGTGGTTGCCTCGGGTGTC CTCTTCGGCATTTCGCAAACCGATCAATCGCTTGATCTTCTATGCCTCGTGGGGCAATCTCTTGTCAAACTCGGCCACTCTCATTGCCGAGTCCAGTCTGCATGGTCGTACCCAAGGCGCGCTGTGCCAGTTCCAGGGGTTCATGATTCAGTG GTTCTTGCCAGCCGATTCCCTGTGGGCACTCGCCATGGCTTCCAATGTGTACCTGGCAATCTTCAAGCATTACGATACCAGGCGTCTAGGGATGCTCGAGTGGAAGTATCTGCTCTTCTGTTATGGAGTGCCATTTATTCCTGCGTTTGTGTATCTCTTTCTCAGCTCTGAGTCAAGGGGCAAGGTGTACGGGGAGTCTGTG TTATGGTGCTGGGTCTCGTTGCGGTGGGATTTTCTCCAGATCGCTGTATTCTATGGACCAGTCTGGTTCATTGTCTTGCTCATTCTCGCCATCTACATCCGTGTTGGCGTGACCATCCGGCGACAACGACGCGAACTGCGAAAGACGGCCTGGCCGGTCTCCGAGTATGCCACAGACATCACCGTGTTGGGAGACGTTGACCTCCACAGAACAGCCCGGTCAGTGCCACTTGGTAGCTTGCAGCGGCTCACAAACAGAGAGCGGAGTCCGGCTTCTACTGCTGCTTCATCCCATCGAATTATTTCTCGCGAGGTCCGGTCTCCTCAAAATGATGACGGTCCCCAAAATGCCCGTCCTAGTATTGCAGACTCTCTTTCCTCCAATATCTCTCCGACCTCGACTACACTCAGTCGCTACAACTACGACCTCGGCCAGTCCGAGACCTCCACTACCCCGGCGTCGGCAGCGTATTACAAATATGCCGTTCTCTTCTTTGCGGCGTTGATTGTTACATGG GTCCCTTCCTCCGCCAACCGGGTCTATGCGCTTGCCGCCTCGAACCACTATATCTTCGGCTTGAGCTGCGCCTCAAGCTTTGCTCTACCGCTGCAGGGATTCTGGAATAGTCTTATCTACATTACTGTGTCTTGGAAGGCCATTGGGACCTGGTTTCGACAG AGTACAGGTAGATATAGGCATGAGGTACATACTAGAAACCGCATCTCTTATATTAGTAGTTGA
- a CDS encoding NAD(P)-dependent alcohol dehydrogenase, translating into MTSNQPPLRKRGIVSYGSYKTGGWKLKDLTLRPLKEKELLIEIVASGICQTDLHFAGAESGFGVHYPRIMGHEGAGYVREVGSGVQVAQIGDPVILSFSACRACESCETGHPAHCANFNPINFEVEPDNLVFSEEASTATEPSIYGRFFGQSSFASYSIVREDSVVNVRGVVDTRSELQLLSPLGCGIQTGSGAILNAAKATPKDRVAVLGLGGVGLSAVMGAKIAGCAQIIGIERHASRLELAKQLGATHVVQVDTTADPQSVSDAVLAATNNLGVNIVLDTTGVPALIAQGVRMASFKGKVLQVGTAPETGSLTIPIHEFMVAGKQYMGVVEGDVNPKDYVPKMVKWVREGSLPLQKIVKFYKAEDFEQAIRDMQSGETIKPVIVW; encoded by the exons ATGACAAGCAATCAGCCCCCACTCCGCAAACGAGGGATCGTCTCCTACGGTTCCTACAAGACAGGAGgatggaagctgaaggaCCTCACTCTCCGTCCtttgaaagaaaaagaactGCTAATTGAGATCGTCGCATCGGGGATATGCCAGACAGACCTGCATTTCGCAGGCGCAGAGAGCGGATTCGGCGTGCACTATCCGCGGATCATGGGCCATGAAG GCGCCGGATATGTCCGAGAAGTTGGCTCTGGGGTGCAGGTCGCCCAAATCGGTGACCCAgtcatcctctccttctccgcgtGCAGGGCCTGCGAGTCATGCGAGACCGGCCACCCCGCGCATTGTGCTAATTTCAACCCGATAAACTTCGAGGTGGAGCCTGATAACCTTGTCTTCAGCGAGGAGGCATCCACCGCAACGGAACCGAGCATCTACGGACGATTCTTCGGTCAGTCGAGTTTCGCGAGTTACTCGATTGTCCGCGAAGACTCAGTAGTTAATGTTCGTGGGGTCGTTGACACCAGGTCCGAGCTCCAGTTGCTGTCACCTCTTGGCTGCGGAATCCAGACCGGGAGCGGCGCGATTCTGAACGCAGCAAAGGCGACGCCGAAGGATCGGGTGGCTGTCTTGGGGCTTGGAGGCGTCGGATTGAGTGCGGTGATGGGTGCGAAGATCGCTGGCTGTGCGCAGATCATCGGTATAGAGAGACATGCTTCTCGTCTGGAGCTGGCGAAGCAACTGGGTGCCACGCATGTCGTGCAGGTTGATACGACGGCAGATCCGCAGAGTGTATCGGATGCCGTTTTGGCGGCGACGAACAACCTGGGGGTGAACATCGTGCTGGACACGACTGGTGTGCCGGCGCTGATTGCCCAAGGTGTCCGAATGGCTTCATTCAAAGGCAAGGTTCTGCAGGTCGGAACGGCGCCGGAGACGGGGTCGTTGACCATTCCGATTCATGAGTTCATGGTAGCAGGGAAACAGTACATGGGTGTGGTGGAGGGAGACGTAAACCCCAAGGACTATGTACCTAAGATGGTCAAATGGGTACGAGAAGGAAGCCTGCCTCTACAGAAGATTGTCAAATTCTACAAGgcggaggactttgagcAGGCGATCCGTGATATGCAGTCTGGCGAGACGATCAAGCCGGTCATTGTGTGGTAG
- a CDS encoding alpha/beta hydrolase family protein, translated as MRQLMLAKWALRRVQRSLPGFSPIGTVRPSYHPLGSRSLYSTRNTSRRRPQLAPAQSRGVFTSAIPPVLIPPVIFVSLLLGLWTWKCFWIVVMQDKLLYISWLPPFARSEQISDYAGESRSVHWEERRIRSLDGTKLAVCEGRMPAPARSVAQKPRAQAQAHEPARKKLVVICYFQGNGGSTPMRLPLLSQFLRAIHSPTGDVDYIVVALSYRGYWKSSGRASQIGIELDAVAFLQWVAETYGSSPDADVQMVLWGHSLGTAIASSAAATYLTRQPTTRGPPAVPIAGMILEAPMSSTKDMLISLYPQKWLPYRYLWPFLWNNWSSAVALERMARWRDQDRDPREHEHAVPPILLLSAEKDEVIPVYAAAELEQEGKKLGLNVDRLDVSGAMHTEIPIKAAGRQAMIDFIKRCTSS; from the coding sequence ATGCGGCAATTGATGCTGGCAAAATGGGCTCTTAGGCGCGTTCAGCGCAGCCTGCCGGGGTTTAGTCCCATCGGAACAGTCAGGCCCTCGTACCATCCCCTGGGATCTCGGTCACTTTACTCCACCCGCAACACATCACGCAGAAGACCACAGCTCGCCCCAGCACAGAGTCGTGGTGTATTTACATCCGCCATTCCACCTGTCCTGATCCCGCCTGTAATTTTTGTCAGTCTGCTCCTGGGTCTCTGGACATGGAAATGCTTCTGGATCGTCGTCATGCAGGACAAGCTCTTGTATATCTCATGGCTCCCGCCGTTCGCCCGCTCGGAGCAGATATCCGACTACGCAGGCGAGTCGAGGTCCGTCCACTGGGAAGAAAGACGCATCCGAAGTTTGGACGGGACAAAGCTGGCCGTATGCGAAGGGCGGATGCCAGCTCCCGCTCGCAGCGTGGCCCAGAAGCCGCGTGCCCAGGCGCAGGCACATGAGCCGGCACGGAAGAAGCTAGTGGTGATCTGCTACTTCCAGGGAAACGGCGGTTCGACACCCATGCGTTTGCCGCTGCTGTCGCAGTTCCTGCGGGCTATCCACTCGCCAACTGGGGACGTGGACTACATCGTCGTCGCCCTGTCGTATCGCGGGTACTGGAAGTCCTCTGGTCGGGCGAGCCAGATAGGGATCGAGCTCGATGCGGTCGCGTTTCTGCAGTGGGTTGCGGAGACGTACGGCTCTTCGCCTGATGCGGATGTGCAGATGGTGCTCTGGGGTCATAGTCTGGGTACGGCGATTGCGAGCTCTGCGGCGGCGACGTACCTGACCCGGCAGCCAACAACGCGCGGTCCCCCGGCGGTCCCTATTGCCGGGATGATTCTTGAAGCACCGATGTCCAGCACCAAGGACATGTTGATCAGTCTGTATCCGCAAAAGTGGCTGCCGTATCGGTACCTGTGGCCGTTTCTCTGGAACAATTGGAGCAGTGCGGTAGCCCTGGAGCGGATGGCGCGGTGGCGGGATCAAGATCGTGATCCGAGAGAGCATGAGCATGCGGTTCCGCCGATTCTGCTACTTTCCGCGGAGAAGGACGAAGTCATCCCGGTATATGCGGCCGCGGAGCTGGAGCAAGAGGGCAAGAAACTTGGACTGAATGTGGACCGACTGGATGTCTCCGGGGCCATGCACACAGAGATACCGATCAAAGCGGCAGGCAGGCAGGCCATGATTGATTTTATAAAGAGATGTACCTCTTCGTAG